In Nitrospirota bacterium, one DNA window encodes the following:
- the cbiM gene encoding cobalt transporter CbiM, producing MHIPDGYLGPVTYGSLWAAVIPIWIYASKKVKEILKASQVPLLALSAAFSFVIMMFNVPLPGGTTGHATGATLIAILIGPWPAVIALSIALIVQALIFGDGGITAIGANCFNIAFAGMFTGYGIYKLISSEKFKVQSSKFKNYDTETRRSSLSTRHLIGAGAGAYIGINIAALLTALELGIQPLLHTGADGRPLYSPFPLSITIPAIMLEHIFLFGIVEAVVTVFVLLYIKKSHPELIRG from the coding sequence ATGCACATACCTGACGGATATTTAGGGCCGGTAACATACGGAAGCCTCTGGGCCGCCGTTATTCCAATCTGGATTTACGCCTCAAAAAAGGTCAAGGAGATATTAAAGGCATCTCAGGTTCCTCTTCTTGCCCTGAGCGCCGCATTCAGCTTTGTGATAATGATGTTTAATGTGCCGCTGCCGGGCGGGACAACAGGCCATGCAACAGGCGCAACACTGATTGCAATCTTAATCGGGCCGTGGCCCGCAGTGATTGCTTTATCCATTGCGCTTATTGTTCAGGCTCTTATCTTCGGAGACGGCGGGATTACAGCCATAGGTGCTAATTGTTTTAATATCGCTTTTGCAGGAATGTTTACAGGTTATGGAATTTATAAATTAATTTCGAGTGAAAAGTTCAAAGTTCAAAGTTCAAAGTTCAAAAATTATGATACAGAAACTCGTCGTTCGTCACTCTCCACTCGTCATTTAATAGGCGCAGGCGCAGGCGCATATATCGGTATCAACATAGCTGCCTTACTCACCGCATTGGAACTCGGGATTCAGCCGCTTCTCCATACAGGCGCAGACGGAAGGCCTCTATACAGTCCGTTCCCTTTGAGCATAACCATTCCTGCAATAATGTTAGAGCATATATTTCTTTTCGGGATTGTTGAGGCAGTGGTTACTGTGTTTGTGCTTCTTTACATCAAAAAATCACATCCTGAGTTGATAAGAGGGTAG
- a CDS encoding PDGLE domain-containing protein, with protein MANSKFKIQNLKFGKLWIGIAILIILSPVGLILPELLKAGGAWGEWGADEIEKIAGYVPHGLKKLSELWKAPIPDYAFSGWDKGVKSYTGYIFSGIIGAALVIGISILIGKIFAGKNGNS; from the coding sequence ATGGCGAATTCAAAATTTAAAATTCAAAATTTAAAATTCGGGAAACTCTGGATAGGAATCGCTATATTGATAATACTATCACCTGTAGGATTAATTCTCCCGGAACTTTTAAAGGCAGGCGGCGCATGGGGAGAATGGGGTGCGGATGAGATTGAAAAGATTGCAGGATATGTTCCACACGGACTTAAAAAACTGTCGGAACTCTGGAAAGCTCCGATCCCTGATTATGCATTTTCAGGCTGGGACAAAGGGGTTAAGTCATATACAGGCTATATATTTTCAGGGATAATAGGCGCTGCTCTGGTTATAGGAATATCAATACTCATAGGAAAAATTTTTGCGGGGAAAAATGGGAATTCCTGA